The Chloroflexota bacterium sequence CTGACAGGGTATCCTGGCCCAAAGCGATGCTCTCCAGGTGTTCGCGGGCTTCCTGGCTGCGCCCTGCGTTGAGCAGGATGATGCCCACCTCGACGCGGGGCAGTTCCCACGTAGGATTGAGTTGCACGGCTAGCCAGCACTCTTGGATGCCTTCTTCAATCTCACCAACCATGCCTAGGTTTGCCCCAAGATGGAAGTGGTACTCTGCATTCTCGGGCTGGAGTTCTACCGCCCGCCTGACATGAAGAATGGCTGTTTCAAGGTCCCCTTCAGACCGGGCTTGGGCGAACTGTGTCATTCGGTTCCTAGCGCTGAACCGCGCGTCTCCTTTGACCCTGACCAGCGTCATGCCTTCCAATTCAGATTGGTCCGTAACACCCGGCCGAGTCAAATCGGCTTGAACGTCGTGTAGTACCTTGTCCATTTGCCCTTTTATGGTTTCTATTGGAATCCCATACTCATCGTGGATACGGCGTAGGGCTTCATCGAGTCCTCCCAGATGTTGGGCGACATGCGTGAGGCGTAGGTGCCACGGTTTCGATGCCGCCATCAAATCGGCCTGCCAAACTCGATCGCGCTCTTGGCGCCAGAGCGCCTCAAGCACATGCTCGCTGGAAAATGCCTGGGACCCCAACAGCAGGATGAAGAGTTGGTGCTTCGCAATGTCGTCAGGGACCGGTTCGCTGAGCTGCCTGAAACCGGCGAGACTGCGGCTTGTGAACCGGACCAACACCGTCGCAAGGTCTATGACCACATCACGCCCCAAGTGGTTTGCTAGAAGGTCGCAGAGAGCACATAAAGCGTAGTGGCGGTGTAGTTGGCATCTGAGGGTCTTGACGTCTATATCGGGAATACGTGGCGCTAGTTCCTCGGCAAGCAAGTCTATGTTAGACCGCGAAGGGCGGGTGATAGTATCCAGCCAGTTGTCGACGGTGTTATAGGAGACATTCAGTCGGTTCGCTAGTTCATCGCGGGTTGGACGCGACTCTCCACACTTGTCCAGAAGTCGCCGCAGGTACTCTGCTCCGCCTTTCTCCCTAGCCCATAGCGGTGTTCCTTCATCAGGTGTAGTCGCCTCTGTCAGCCACAAGACGGCAGAGGCGCGGAGAGCGATATCTACTACTGCGAGTCTGAGGTACGAGATGGCGGCGAGGTCCGGTCTGTCCACTGGGGCCGATGTGCTTCGCATGTTCCCTACGAGTTGGTCCCACTGGTCGGCGTACCACGCAATCATGGGCGAAATAACCTGCTCTAAGGTAAAGCCTTCCTGCTCCAGTATGAACGATGACGGCATGATACCGTGCGCTACGAGCGCCTTACCGACAGCAGCGCAGATCTCATGTTTGTTGTAGTCTTTGACCCGCTTACCGCTAAAGTAGCGTTTTGCCGTCTTGCTCTGCAGCGCGACTACTTGGAGACCGAGTGCCTTGACTATCGCCCCAATGACAGGACCGCTGAACGGCGCTTTATACGGTGTTGACGCTGCCACTGGGTTCCTCCTGTCACACCTCCTTGCGGCAAGAGCCCGGTGCGGGCTGCTTTTGGCCAAGCTCTTGCCGCGCTCTCAAACGTGTATTTGTTAGTTTCTACTGTCACCGGCGGCCCTATTCAGCTTCATCCTCCTTCTCGTCGGCACGCTCTTCCCAGTCGTCGGGCCGCTCGTCCCATCCCCTCGATTCCCAGTAGGCATCGCTATTGGGGTTAAGTTGATCGGCGTGGTTGTCGAGATCACTCTGCTTACTCATGATTCGTCCTCCCGTACCTTGATTAGAGTGGCATCCTAGATTCGATTGTAGCAGCCCTGTAATCATGGTATAACGCATGCTTGAGGCGGTCAGCCCAAGCTCTCTGGACAAAATTGCGATCTCTGTGATCTTCGCGTAATCATGCTGCAACCTGGTAAAGTATTGACCGAGTAGGTTGGTTGTTTGGAGGTATGCAATGTCGAGAGCAAGCACACCCGCGCAGTATTCGCCCTTACAACACGTGCGCCAGGTGTACGCTCATACAGTTCCCGTCTATGACTACGCGGCGATGGGACAGGCCGGTTTCACCCAGTGGCAAGCGGAACTCCGTGCCACAGTAGCCAGCCTCTTGGGCGGCTTCAGCGCGCCGCGTGCAGACCTCGCGCCGAAGGTGCTCGCGACGGTACAAAAGGACGGCTACGTCCAGCAGAAGGTGGAGATTGCGAGCGAAGCGGGTGTGCGCCTGCCCCTATACGTCCTGAAGCCCGATACCGGGCAAAGTTCCTATCCCACTGTGATTGCGCTGCACGGTCATGGTTCCGGTGTGCAGGAAGTCATCGGCGAGCCCCAGGACGCGCAGGTGGCGGAACACATGCGGCGCTGCAACCATGACTACGGCCGCCAGCTTGCGCAACTGGGCTTTCTGGTGTTCGCGCCGGAGCAACGCGCGTTCGGCGAACGGCGCGAAATGGAGGACGTTGCGCAGTCGCCGGGCCAGTCCTCCTGCCGCCAGGCCAGCATGAACGCCCTCATGCTGGGACGCACGATGATCGGCATGCGCGTGTGGGACGTCATGCGCGTGATCGATTACGCGGAAGAGTACGCCAACCAAGCAGGTCTCGCAAGATCCGGTTCTTTGGCGTGCGTCGGCCTCTCCGGCGGGGGTACGGTGACGACGTTTGCTGCGGCCATGGACCCACGCATAACGGCAGCCGTAATCAGCGGCTATTTCTGCACGTGGCAGTGGTCGATCATGGCGATGCGTCACTGCGAGGACAACTACATCCCCGGCATACTGCGACACGCGGAAATGGCTGACATCGGCGCCCTCATCGCGCCCCGACCGCTGCTGATTGAGGCAGGCACGGAAGACCCGATCTTCCCGCTGCCGGGCGTGCACGATGCGTATGACAAGCTGGCGGATGTCTACGCAATGCTCGAGGCGCCGGAGCGTTTAGCGCTCGATGTCTTTGAGGGCGAACACCAGTGGCACGGCACGCTGGCGGTGGACTGGCTGCGGCGCTGGCTGTAGAGTGTTCCAAGTCAGTAGCGGGACAGAAGGGAAACGTGCAAACGAGCTACTCTCGACGCTCCTCGTTACGCAACGCGCTTTGAATTGACCGTTCATACTTCGACAGGCTCAGCACGAACGGTCGACAGGCTCAGCACGAACGGTCAACAGGCTCAGCACGAACGGTCAACAGGCTCAGCACGAACGGTCAGCAGGCTCAATACGAACGGTTAGTGGGCTCAGCACGAACGGTCAACAGGCTCAATACGAACGGATAGTGGGCTCAGCACGAACGGTCAGCAGGCGCAATATGAACAGTTAATAGGCTCAGCACGAATGGTCAATAGGCTCAGCACGAACGGTCAATAGGCTCAATTCGAACGGTCAATTCAGGTTGTCCTCAAACGCCGCTGCGGCCAGTTACGTGCAAGGTCCTCGCCACTGTCTCCCAAGGGTGCGGCCTTGGGATCTCTTCCGTTCTAGATTGCCCAGCGAGTCCAGTCCCGGTTAGCGGTTGTTCGAATCAGGTGCTGCGAGAGCTTGCGAGCGGCGGTACGCGGCCATGACGGCATCCTGCAAGGCTGCGCGGACGCCGCCCTGTTCCAGCGCCTGCAGCCCTTCAGCCGTGGTGCCGCCCGGCGACGTGACAAGATTGCGGAGTTCTGCGAGGTGCCGCTCATCATTCTGCGCGAGCAGGGCAGACCCTTTGACCGTCTGTACGATGAGCGCAGTTGCCGTATCTCGCGGCAATCCTACGCGAACGGCGCCGTCGATGAGAGCTTCCAGCAGGAGGAACACGAATCCTGGCCCGCTGCCGTTTACGGCGGTTGCCATGTCCAGGTAGTGTTCATCCGGCACGAAGAGCTCCAGTCCCGCGGCTTGGAACAAGGCTTGAGCTTGAGACCGTTGGTCCGTTGTCGTTTCGGTGGATGCCGTCCACACCGTTGCGGCTTCGCCAATAGTTGCCAGGATGCTTGGCATGGCGCGCACGAGGTGCTGGTGATCGAGGAGCGAACCAATCGTGCTCAATGGGACGCCGGCCATGATGGAGATTACAAGCGCGTCTTGAGACAATGCGTCCTGCAGCGGCGGCAGCGCCGCTTGTGCGTGCTGGGGTTTGACCGCGAGGATGACGACATCGGCTCCCGCAACTACGTTGACGTTATCTGAATCCACGGCAATGCCATGAGTCTGCTGGAGATGTTCGCGGCGGCTTGCCACCGGTTCACCGACCGTGATGGCTTTAGGGCTGCACACTTCTTGCGCAATTGCAGCGGCGAGAAGGGCCTCGCCCATCGCGCCGCCCCCAACGACTGCCAGCTTGCGGATCATATTTCTTCCCTTTCAGATTGCACTATCTGCCACACCTGACCATCCCAACGGAGTGTCACGTAGCCCCGAGGTGGCGGCCGCACGACCTTGATTCCTTGCGCCCTCCATTGGACGTCGTTCACATCCGGCCAGGGCTCGTCCAACAGGAGCAGGTGTGGCTGCAGAGTCTCGATAAAGTGTGCCAGCCGGGCCGGTGTAACTGCCCCTTGCACGATGAGCACCTCGACCGGCAGTACACGATCTACGCTTGCGCTTGACTGTATGATAGCAAGTTGCTGGTTGCCAAACTTGGCGAGCATGAACTCCGGCGTACGCTCGGCATAGATGTGAAGGGCATCTGAGGCTCCGAGTGCAATTCGATACTGGTCCCCGCTGGCCAGGCGCTCATTCGCCTCTTGGGCCTGCAATTGCCAGTTCTCGCCATCGCTCTGGATGATGGCGCCAACGTTGTTCCGAGGTTGCAAGGTCTCACTGCCACCGATCCAAAGGGTGTTGTTGCGTTGCCAGATAGGCAGCAAGCGGTCCAGGTCATAGCCGCTGGGTGGCTCGCGAAAGCCGATGAGCAGCGGGCGGCGGTTGGCCGTCTGAATCATGACGGTGCTGCCGAGGGATCGTTCGATCAGCGTGACGCTGGGTTGACGATTGAAGTCAGCCGCAACGCTCCCCCACAGCACAAAGAGGATGCTCCCAACCGTGCCTAGGCTGAAGATCGTCGTCCAGGAGAGCGGCGTGCTCTCCAAGCTGTGGTTTGCACCCGATTCAGGCACTCTGTGACGCGTCCAAGCTACAACAATCGCTGTTAAGATTACCGCAACCGCGGCTGGCAGCAGAGCGCCTGGGGAAACCGTAAACGACGGCCAACGGCTCACCTCCGTTGCAATGCGGATGAACGCCTCCATGGGTAGATAGGCGCTCCATGCCAAGACTTGACCGGTGGCCGTATGGATGAGGCCTGCCGCGGTCGCTACCGCCCCGCTGAGCATGATCCAGGGTATGAGCGGCAAAGCCAGGACGTTGCTGATGAGAAAGAACGGCGATACGCGACCAAACACGAATATCAGTAACGGCAAGACGAAAAGCTGCGCGGCGAGTGTGGGCGCGACAATCGCGGGCAAGGGATACGGCAGCCAGCGAAGACGGTCATGCAAGGGATTGGAGAGCACGAGCAGTCCGGCCGTGGCGGCCACAGAAAGCTGGAAACCTACGTCCCACAAGATGGTTGGTTCCCAGGCGGTCATGGCCACCGCTGCCAAAGCAAGCGCCGACCAGGGATCGCGGTCCCGTCCCAGGGTTGCGGCGAACAGCAGCAGAATTGCCATGACTGCCGCGCGCACAACCGCCGGGTTCGCACCGACTAGGATTGTGTAAAAGGCGACTCCGGCCATGCTGATCCACAGTGACCGCCTGCCAAAGAAGCGCCGCGTGACACTCTCCAGCATGATGGCGACGATGGTCATGTTGAAGCCGGAGATGGCGATGAGGTGTGTGGTGCCGGAGAGATCGAATGCCTGCCGCAGTGTAGCGGGAATCCCGGCCCGCGCCCCGAGCAGAATCCCCTGGCGCAACGGGGCATGAGGCCGTGGCAGGATTTCTTCCATAACGCCAAGCAGCCGTTCCTTCACCCCGTAGAGTGCGCGCAAGATCGGCTGGCCGCGTTCGCCTGATAGAAACTCAACCTGTGGAAAGGCCAGCAGCGCCTGTGCGCCCCGCCGCTCAAGGTAGCGTTGGTACGACGGACTATTCAGGCTCTCAAGCGCTTCCAGGCGTCCGCTCAACTCCCATTCCATGCCATACTGTGCCGAAAGCCTGGGCGGCAGTGTTACCCACACCTGACCGGAGATCGGCTGCCAGGTGTCGTCCACCCACCGCGACTCCGCGTTAAATCTCACCCGCGTACTCCGCTCGGAGCGGACCGGCTCAGACGCTACCCAGCCCCGTAGCGTGACCGACTGCGCAAGGTAGGGGTTCAGAGGCTTGGCGGCTGAGGCGGTTTCCGTGGTGTGGGTGCGGACCATCCCCAGCACGCCGGCAAGAAGGAGTAGCGCGCCCAAAGCCACGGGACGCATGCCCATGGCCGCCAAGCCTAGGCAACTCACCAGCAAAAGGGCAAGCACCACCAGCGGAAACGGCGGGAAGACAGTTCCCAGTACGATACCGACAAGGAATGCCGGTCCCAGAATGCGCGTCACGCCAGATCAATCCATTTCATGCAATGCCTGCTGGCCTGAGGGACGAATAGCTAGCTGCTATTGTGACTCAAGCTGAGCATTCGGTGCTAGAACAGCGCTCGCGTACGCACGAGAAGCTATCCCATAAATCGGTTCGATAGCCGATTCGTGCTGAGTACTGCGCGAAGTTCTTGTCGAAGCACGAACGGATTCTTGCCTATTCCGTTCGCCCCCGTTTCAAGTACGGGGCAAGCTCTGAGCCTGTCGAAGGGCAAGTCTAACAGAGCGATGTATCTATGAGGCAAGTTCTAGTTAGGAGAAAGTAAACAGACCTCTCGGACGCAGCTCCACCGGAAAGGATATGAGAAAACTCCAGGCGGCGACCTGCGGAGCGCATTGGGCCATCACATGGCAACGATTGACCCTCGCTGCGGTGCGATTCGGGACTTGCTGGTTTAGCCGGCTGACATCTGGGTGCGCCGCAGTGTTTTCTTAGAAGGTGTGTGCATAGGGTGTTCGTTCATGCTTCGGCAGGCTCAGGACGACTCGTTCATCCTTCGACAGGCTCAGGACGAGCGGGGTAGTTTCCAAATTCGTCGGAAAAGCAACTATCCATACGTGGTGAGTGGGCTTCGCAAAGCCCTTGACGAACAATGAACGGAAAGTTTGACCGAGAGCTTCGCATACTCTTTTGGTGCTTAAGAGGGCAGTCCGATGATGATTGCCACGAGTTGATGCTTTCTCATCTTAGCGCGCTTGTACTGCTTTTACGGCCGGTTGGACGGCGGACGTGCCGCCTATGAGGAACCGCATTAGCACCCCGTTACTGCCCTTTGTGTTTTGACAGGCGCAGCGATGCGACGCAGCCGACTTCTGCGGCAGCGCAGTGACACTGCTACGATTAACGAAAGGCGTGGTCATGGAGAAAGTAGAAGAGCGTGGTTCAAGCGCTATCCGGTCTGTATGTGCAGATCATCGTGCTCGCCGGCTTGGCTTTAATTGGCGCAGTTGGCGTGGTGCTGGTGATTTCCGTGCGCACGGGGTATACCCTTGTTCACCCGGACCGTAGCTGGCGGCCGGTAGAACTTCCCCCACCGGAGCCCGCGCTGGAGCCGCTGGCATTTCCCGCCACTGACGGCACGCGGCTGGCCGGCTGGTTCTTGCGCCATCCGCAACCGGTTGGCACCGTGATGTTGCTGCATGGCTTCGGCGTGAACCACTTCGGCCTGGTGCATCTTGCGTACGACCTGTACGCCCGCAACCTCCAGTGCCTCTTGTTCGACTTTCGCGGACATGGGTCGAGCGAAGGCGATGTGACGACCCTAGGGCTACGAGAGCGGCAGGATGTCCTAGGAGCGCTAGACTATCTCCGCTCGCGCAGCGACGTGGACCCAGACCGCATCGGCGTGTACGGTGTGTCAATGGGCGGCGCGACGGCGCTGCTCACGATTGAGGACGGGCTGGGCGTCCGCGCCATCGTGACCGATAGCGCGTTCGCGACGCTCAGGGGAGCAATCGATCACGGTTTCAGGAGGATCGCCAATCTGCCTCCCTCTATTTTCCGCACGCCTACGATCTGGTTCTCGAGCCGGTTTGTCGGTGAAAAGCTCGATCACGTGCTTGGCATGGTGCGGCCGTTAGACTACATCAAGCGGTGTGCGCCGTGTCCCCTATTGATCATCCACGGTACGGAAGATGACGTCGTGTACGTGCAGGATGCGTACCAACTCTATCTCGCTGCCGAGGGACCGAAGGAGATTTGGATCATCCCCGACGCAAACCACGGCCGTGCCCACGAAGGACTGCGCGAACCATACGCTGAGCGCGTCGCCGCGTTCTTTGCCGACGCCTTTGGCCGCCCGTGTACCGACAAACATGCGGGCCCTGCTTAGTATTCCCCCCGGCGTGAATTGGCAAGGGCGGCGGTTGCATGAGGAGCGAGACGCGGCTGGGGATTCTGTGTCGGCGCCGAGCAAGAGGCACTGGTGCGGGCGGAGAGGGAGCGCATCGCGCAATGTGCCGAAGCAAGTGTGGAAGGGGAGGGCGGCGTCCGTACGTGAGGGTCGGCCGGCACTCAGGTGCGTATGAGACTGCGGGCGAATGCAGAGACGGCGTCGAGGCGCGCCAAGTCTTCCGGCGTGAGTGTGACGTCTGCGGCTGCGAGATTGTCCTCGAGCTGGTAAGGATTCTTGGGGCCGATGATGGCTGATGAAACGAATGGCTGCGCCATCACCCACGCCAAGGCAATGGCGCTGGGCGTTGTGTCGTGCTCACGCGCAAGGGCGCGCACGGTGTCTACCACGGCCACATTCGGCTCGGTCATCATCAGGTCGTAGTGTTGCGGCAGGGAAGTTATGCCGCCGGGATGGGAGGCAAAGCGGGAGTCCGGCGGTGGGGGTTCGCCAGGCTTGTACTTGCCGGTGAGGAAGCCGCCGCCGAGCGGGCTGTGCGCCACGATGCCGATGCCCAAGTCCTGCGCCATCGGCACTACTTCTTGTTCGATAGCTCGGTCAATCAAACAGTACCGCGGCTGTTCCACCACCCAGGGCGTCAGCCCGTTGCGCTCCGCGAGCCGGAGGCCGTCCACAATCTGCCAGGCGGCAAAGTGAGAGGTGCCGAGATAGCGCACTTTGCCTTGACGCACCAAGTCGTCCATTGCGCGGAGGGTCTCTTCCAGTGGCGTGGTCGGGTCTGGGATGTGGATGTAATAAACGTCGATGCAGTCGGTCTGCAAGCGTCGCAGCGAACCTTCAATCTCGTGATTGATGTGGTAGCGTGAGGCGCCGCGTTCGTTGGGGCCCTCTCCCATCGGGTGGCCAAACTTGCTGGCGAGGACGACCTCATGGCGCCGTCCTTTCAGCGCCGCACCGACGATTTCTTCCGAGCGGCCTCTAAAATAGACGTTGGCTGTATCGATGAAGTTCATACCGCGGTCCATGGCGGCGTGGATCATCCGCACTCCCGCAGCCGTATCGGCATAGGTGCCGAGCGGGAACGTGCCGTAGGCGATTGTGGATACACGCACGCCGGTAGTGCCAAGCTGGCGGTACTCCATAGAGCTCTCTCTTCTCCTGCGGCTACGATTCGATGGCAATCGGCCAAGGCAACGTAGCCGTAGATCTTACCCCGGCATGGACATGCACTCGTAGACCTCGATGGAGCAGCCCTCGCCTTGGTCGAGGAAGGGATCGGTCTTGAGAATGGCCTGGGCGGCCCCCATGTCCTCTGCCTGCAAAACCGCGTAGCCCATCATGGTCCCGTCTACGTCAGAACTCCCACTGCCGGTCAGGACCTGCCCGCCGCTGAACGGTGTTCCTGCATTCAGCAGCGACTCCGCATTGCTTTCAGTCCACGCCTGCCACTTACCCATGTGCGCTTGCTGCTGCTCAGGCGTCGCGCTCCCCATCCGCTGCATAGCTTCCGGCGTCGCGCGATAAAAGAAGATGAATTGTGCCATTGATTTCCTCTGGGTACAAAGATTGAACGAGAGTCACGCTTTACATTTTAGCAGCTAGGGGCAGACATTGTGCTTCGACTGGTCTGTGAGCGAAGCGGCCCTTTGAAGGCAAACCAGCCGCGCCGGTGTTGTCTGGAATGTGTCGCGGGGATATTCCGCCGCCTGCGGAGAACACAACTGGTCGGGATGTATGGATTCCCGCATGCGCGGGAACTACGGGCTGACATGCGCCGCCCCATGTAGCGCGGGGGCTTGTCCCCCTCCCACAAGAGAGTTGCAGCGGAAGAGGCGGATGGATTCCCGCGTGCGCGGGAATGACGGATGAAATTGCCGACTTCACCGCTTGGCTTGGACTATTGCAGCAGAGCTACTCGACAAAGTGCATTAGCTTGCCCGTAGTTCGTGTATGACTTGACGTACCAGCGTCTGCGGTACGTCGCTCTCGATACGCGGCGTGCCAATGTCTTCCAAGAGGATCCAGCGCACCTTGCCCTGGCGGTTCTTCTTATCGAGGGCGATCGCGTCGTGGATAGCGGCGGGGTCTACGTCGGCGTATTGGAGTGGTAGGTTGTATTGCGCGATGACGGCTTGTTGTTTGTCGAACGCCCCTTGGCTGAGCACGCCCAGGTGACGGGCGATACGTGCCGCGCCGTGCATGCCGATGGCGACAGCTTCACCGTGGAGGTGCGTCTGGTAGCCGGTGGCGGCTTCCAGGGCATGACCGATGGTGTGGCCGTAATTCAGGAGCGCGCGGATGCCCTGCTCCTTGGGGTCTTCTGCAACCACCTCTTGCTTCCACCGCACGCAGCGCGGCACGACCTCGAGGAGGAATTCAGGCGTGAGATCGGCGGGACCGCGGCTGGCAATCTCCGCGAAGAGCGGTGGATCGAAGAGCAGCGCCGTCTTGAGGACTTCCGCCCAGCCGGCCAGCAGATCGCGTTGGGAGAGCGTTTCCAAGAAGCGAATGTCAATGCACGTAATCAACGAGGGGTAGAAAGCGCCAACGAGGTTCTTGCCTTCCGACAGGTCCACGGCCACCTTGCCGCCGATGCTGCTGTCGATTTGCGCTACAAGAGTCGTTGGGATCTGTACATACGGCATACCGCGCAGGTAGGTGGCGGCCACGAAGCCGGCCAGGTCGCCGACGACACCGCCCCCGAAGGCCAGGATGACTTCCTTGCGTTCCGCCCGGTGTTCCGCAAGCCAATGGTAGATGCGTTCGGCCTGGCGCAGACTCTTGCTCTCCTCGCCGGAGGGCACGAGGTAGGAGGATACTGTGTGGCCGTTGTTCGCGAGCGTCTCTGCCAGCCGGTTGTGCGTTCGCTCAGCTACGCGCTCGTCGGCAATGATGAAAAGTCTGCCGTCAATGCCGTGGCGTGCCAAGGCATCTGACAGCTCCGGCAAGATGTCGCGGCCGATCAGCGCTTCTTCCATGGTTCCACCTGTTGCCAGAGAAGGTCCGCCGCTGCCTCATGGCTCTTATCATCCGTGTGTACCGACACGTGGCACGCATCGCTGTACTGCTGGTGCCTCTCTTCTGCCATTGCGCGAATCTTGGCAAGTGGGTCGGGGGCTTTGAGCAAGGGGCGCGTGTGCACGCTCCACTTCAGGCGGTTGAAGATGGTTTCCGGAGTCGCCCGGAGCCAGATTACGAGGTTTTGCTGCCGCATCGCGGCACGGTTATCCGGATCGAGTACAGCCCCGCCGCCGGTGCTGACGACCTGGTTCCGCTGGGCGCAGATTTCCCGCACGATGCGCTGCTCGACCGAGCGGAAGTGAACTTCGCCCTTGTCCTGAAAGATCTGGGTAATCCGCTGCTTTTCCTGCTGCTCGATCTCGTTGTCGGTGTCAACGAACCGCCACCCCAGCCTGCGTGCCAGGATTCTGCCTACGGAAGATTTGCCCGTGCCCGAGAGGCCGATGAGTACTACGCTCTCTATTGTGGCAGCCCTTCCATGTATCCGTGATAGTTGTGTTCGATCTCCGCCAGGCTGTCGCCGCCGAATTTCTCAAGAAACGCATCGGCCAATACAATTGCCACCATCGCTTCGCCAATGACCCCGGCGGCAGGCACGGCGGTGGTGTCAGCGCGTTCGTAGTGTGCCTGAGCCGGCTCCAGAGTTGTTAAGTCCACGGAAGGCAACGGGCTCTTGATTGTGGAAATCGGCTTCAGCGCCCCCCGCACGAGGAGCGGCTCCCCGTTGCTGATGCCCGCTTCCAGTCCGCCCGCGCGGTTGCTCAAGCGAGAGAAGCCCTGGCCCTTCTCGAAGCGAATTTGGTCTTGCACCTCGGAGCCCTGCTTGCGCGCGTTTTCAAACGCTGAACCGAATTCGACCCCTTTGGTGGCGTTGATAGACAGAATTGCCGCCGCCAGTCGTGAGTCCAGACGGCGGTCCCAAAAGACGTGGCTGCCC is a genomic window containing:
- a CDS encoding aldo/keto reductase, whose translation is MEYRQLGTTGVRVSTIAYGTFPLGTYADTAAGVRMIHAAMDRGMNFIDTANVYFRGRSEEIVGAALKGRRHEVVLASKFGHPMGEGPNERGASRYHINHEIEGSLRRLQTDCIDVYYIHIPDPTTPLEETLRAMDDLVRQGKVRYLGTSHFAAWQIVDGLRLAERNGLTPWVVEQPRYCLIDRAIEQEVVPMAQDLGIGIVAHSPLGGGFLTGKYKPGEPPPPDSRFASHPGGITSLPQHYDLMMTEPNVAVVDTVRALAREHDTTPSAIALAWVMAQPFVSSAIIGPKNPYQLEDNLAAADVTLTPEDLARLDAVSAFARSLIRT
- a CDS encoding alpha/beta fold hydrolase; this encodes MVQALSGLYVQIIVLAGLALIGAVGVVLVISVRTGYTLVHPDRSWRPVELPPPEPALEPLAFPATDGTRLAGWFLRHPQPVGTVMLLHGFGVNHFGLVHLAYDLYARNLQCLLFDFRGHGSSEGDVTTLGLRERQDVLGALDYLRSRSDVDPDRIGVYGVSMGGATALLTIEDGLGVRAIVTDSAFATLRGAIDHGFRRIANLPPSIFRTPTIWFSSRFVGEKLDHVLGMVRPLDYIKRCAPCPLLIIHGTEDDVVYVQDAYQLYLAAEGPKEIWIIPDANHGRAHEGLREPYAERVAAFFADAFGRPCTDKHAGPA
- a CDS encoding tetratricopeptide repeat protein — translated: MAASTPYKAPFSGPVIGAIVKALGLQVVALQSKTAKRYFSGKRVKDYNKHEICAAVGKALVAHGIMPSSFILEQEGFTLEQVISPMIAWYADQWDQLVGNMRSTSAPVDRPDLAAISYLRLAVVDIALRASAVLWLTEATTPDEGTPLWAREKGGAEYLRRLLDKCGESRPTRDELANRLNVSYNTVDNWLDTITRPSRSNIDLLAEELAPRIPDIDVKTLRCQLHRHYALCALCDLLANHLGRDVVIDLATVLVRFTSRSLAGFRQLSEPVPDDIAKHQLFILLLGSQAFSSEHVLEALWRQERDRVWQADLMAASKPWHLRLTHVAQHLGGLDEALRRIHDEYGIPIETIKGQMDKVLHDVQADLTRPGVTDQSELEGMTLVRVKGDARFSARNRMTQFAQARSEGDLETAILHVRRAVELQPENAEYHFHLGANLGMVGEIEEGIQECWLAVQLNPTWELPRVEVGIILLNAGRSQEAREHLESIALGQDTLSAHLALNLGVARFRCGEPAGALDVLEKAIAVEPDHALALNIAAHCAFLGRVVKVVLSRAPGL
- a CDS encoding ComEC/Rec2 family competence protein codes for the protein MTRILGPAFLVGIVLGTVFPPFPLVVLALLLVSCLGLAAMGMRPVALGALLLLAGVLGMVRTHTTETASAAKPLNPYLAQSVTLRGWVASEPVRSERSTRVRFNAESRWVDDTWQPISGQVWVTLPPRLSAQYGMEWELSGRLEALESLNSPSYQRYLERRGAQALLAFPQVEFLSGERGQPILRALYGVKERLLGVMEEILPRPHAPLRQGILLGARAGIPATLRQAFDLSGTTHLIAISGFNMTIVAIMLESVTRRFFGRRSLWISMAGVAFYTILVGANPAVVRAAVMAILLLFAATLGRDRDPWSALALAAVAMTAWEPTILWDVGFQLSVAATAGLLVLSNPLHDRLRWLPYPLPAIVAPTLAAQLFVLPLLIFVFGRVSPFFLISNVLALPLIPWIMLSGAVATAAGLIHTATGQVLAWSAYLPMEAFIRIATEVSRWPSFTVSPGALLPAAVAVILTAIVVAWTRHRVPESGANHSLESTPLSWTTIFSLGTVGSILFVLWGSVAADFNRQPSVTLIERSLGSTVMIQTANRRPLLIGFREPPSGYDLDRLLPIWQRNNTLWIGGSETLQPRNNVGAIIQSDGENWQLQAQEANERLASGDQYRIALGASDALHIYAERTPEFMLAKFGNQQLAIIQSSASVDRVLPVEVLIVQGAVTPARLAHFIETLQPHLLLLDEPWPDVNDVQWRAQGIKVVRPPPRGYVTLRWDGQVWQIVQSEREEI
- a CDS encoding acetylxylan esterase — encoded protein: MSRASTPAQYSPLQHVRQVYAHTVPVYDYAAMGQAGFTQWQAELRATVASLLGGFSAPRADLAPKVLATVQKDGYVQQKVEIASEAGVRLPLYVLKPDTGQSSYPTVIALHGHGSGVQEVIGEPQDAQVAEHMRRCNHDYGRQLAQLGFLVFAPEQRAFGERREMEDVAQSPGQSSCRQASMNALMLGRTMIGMRVWDVMRVIDYAEEYANQAGLARSGSLACVGLSGGGTVTTFAAAMDPRITAAVISGYFCTWQWSIMAMRHCEDNYIPGILRHAEMADIGALIAPRPLLIEAGTEDPIFPLPGVHDAYDKLADVYAMLEAPERLALDVFEGEHQWHGTLAVDWLRRWL
- the proC gene encoding pyrroline-5-carboxylate reductase, with protein sequence MIRKLAVVGGGAMGEALLAAAIAQEVCSPKAITVGEPVASRREHLQQTHGIAVDSDNVNVVAGADVVILAVKPQHAQAALPPLQDALSQDALVISIMAGVPLSTIGSLLDHQHLVRAMPSILATIGEAATVWTASTETTTDQRSQAQALFQAAGLELFVPDEHYLDMATAVNGSGPGFVFLLLEALIDGAVRVGLPRDTATALIVQTVKGSALLAQNDERHLAELRNLVTSPGGTTAEGLQALEQGGVRAALQDAVMAAYRRSQALAAPDSNNR
- the aroB gene encoding 3-dehydroquinate synthase, coding for MEEALIGRDILPELSDALARHGIDGRLFIIADERVAERTHNRLAETLANNGHTVSSYLVPSGEESKSLRQAERIYHWLAEHRAERKEVILAFGGGVVGDLAGFVAATYLRGMPYVQIPTTLVAQIDSSIGGKVAVDLSEGKNLVGAFYPSLITCIDIRFLETLSQRDLLAGWAEVLKTALLFDPPLFAEIASRGPADLTPEFLLEVVPRCVRWKQEVVAEDPKEQGIRALLNYGHTIGHALEAATGYQTHLHGEAVAIGMHGAARIARHLGVLSQGAFDKQQAVIAQYNLPLQYADVDPAAIHDAIALDKKNRQGKVRWILLEDIGTPRIESDVPQTLVRQVIHELRAS
- a CDS encoding YciI family protein — translated: MAQFIFFYRATPEAMQRMGSATPEQQQAHMGKWQAWTESNAESLLNAGTPFSGGQVLTGSGSSDVDGTMMGYAVLQAEDMGAAQAILKTDPFLDQGEGCSIEVYECMSMPG